One genomic window of Trichomycterus rosablanca isolate fTriRos1 chromosome 1, fTriRos1.hap1, whole genome shotgun sequence includes the following:
- the zgc:171422 gene encoding zinc finger protein ZFP2 translates to MMGSVPISSLRLLVPPLRLMSAFMWKIAQQQHVEYYSKLEEFVSLVTRLVPEVLTSRQKGTLVMGLRAKMIFEMCRGELPADLETVKSHIQRIQSFHSSKGNDSEVEVLQANLLKLVLGLLEDPAKKEYFFQEVFPLEYGPEFDQALQVLVGHFLSRLEQLLPVPDFRQTSSWLNICPWEWSECVESICRTESLLPLMKTGICGTLEENALPSIVEDRIISSLSLPPISDVQSQQTQDLDQENEHIDTVSHEVYTTLDGTEVEEYPRETEEDVEGQNFEREIKEAIHSLETGVISEVVAESLPDTEMTVDDSELNNAEAGHVVCELAPAEEVIVTDQPQTVIPRVAHTKITQPLEVTYSASNRAGQEGEINLDSEQTVLEESVHEELTAEEHGSPSTPAAPDSSKIPLRRSLFVKLLHKCLKCGKRFAYRSDLHKHQESHKLTSAFKCSECGQVFRDAKLLTLHRQRGCRIRKYKCVKCGAGFKSLSNWYKHQQAHKVICTHKCPDCGKIFRSLTGLVAHRREHMGPMINGVYSCDKCDLTFGSYRGRVLHQRVHADKSQKPAPKERAPGECRFCGETFVLLTDLRVHLKTHPEYRPHQCDQCGKCFALHHSLLAHLSNHTGDKPHLCQQCGKRFFSKVQLKSHMRCHSGERPHMCPHCGKCFSLLGNLNIHVRIHTGEKPYTCTHCGKGFISAGELQVHERSHTGEKPYSCSICDKRFVVSSHLTAHKRVHTGERPYSCAQCGKTFIRRYDWNKHMYTHSGVKPFPCSICQKSYTRRTHLVRHMQSHGAGL, encoded by the exons ATGATGG GTTCTGTCCCGATATCCTCGCTGAGGTTACTAGTTCCACCTCTCCGACTAATGTCTGCTTTCATGTGGAAAATTGCCCAGCAACAACATGTGGAATATTATAGCAAACTGGAGGAATTTGTCTCCTTGGTGACGAGGCTAGTTCCAGAAGTTTTGACCAGCAGACAGAAGGGGACATTGGTAATGGGGCTCAGAGCAAAG ATGATTTTTGAAATGTGCAGAGGTGAATTGCCTGCAGATCTTGAGACTGTGAAGTCACATATACAAAGGATTCAGTCTTTTCATTCCTCAAAG GGAAATGATTCTGAGGTGGAAGTCTTGCAGGCAAACCTTCTAAAACTTGTGCTGGGCCTTCTGGAGGACCCTGCCAAAAAAGAATACTTCTTTCAG GAGGTGTTTCCACTTGAGTATGGTCCCGAGTTTGACCAAGCCCTACAAGTCCTGGTGGGCCATTTTCTCTCCAGGCTGGAACAGCTCCTGCCAGTACCAGACTTCAGACAG ACTTCTTCATGGCTGAATATTTGCCCCTGGGAGTGGAGTGAATGTGTGGAATCAATTTGTAGAACAGAGAGTTTGCTACCCTTGATGAAAACTGGAATCTGTGGGACTCTGGAAGAAAACG CTCTCCCATCAATTGTGGAGGACAGAATCATCTCCTCACTGTCCCTCCCACCAATCAGTGATGTCCAGTCACAGCAAACTCAGGATCTGGATCAGGAGAATGAACACATCGATACTGTTAGCCATGAGGTCTATACAACTCTGGATGGAACTGAAGTAGAAGAGTATCCAAGAGAAACTGAGGAAGATGTAGAAGGACAGAACTTTGAAAGGGAGATTAAAGAAGCAATACACAGTTTGGAAACAGGTGTCATCTCAGAGGTGGTGGCTGAATCTTTACCAGACACAGAGATGACGGTAGATGACTCGGAATTGAATAATGCTGAAGCTGGACATGTGGTTTGCGAGTTGGCCCCTGCAGAAGAGGTCATTGTAACTGATCAACCCCAGACAGTAATCCCTAGAGTTGCTCACACAAAGATCACTCAACCACTGGAGGTTACCTACTCTGCTTCAAACAGAGCAGGTCAAGAAGGAGAAATCAACCTCGATTCAGAGCA AACTGTTTTGGAGGAATCAGTGCATGAAG AGTTAACCGCTGAAGAACACGGATCTCCCAGTACCCCAGCGGCACCTGACTCTTCTAAGATTCCACTGAGAAGGTCCCTGTTTGTCAAGCTTTTACACAAGTGTCTGAAGTGCGGCAAGCGTTTTGCGTATCGCTCAGATCTCCATAAACACCAGGAGAGTCACAaactcaccagcgcattcaagTGCTCAGAATGTGGGCAAGTCTTCAGGGATGCAAAACTCCTGACTCTTCACCGGCAGCGAGGTTGTAGAATAAGAAAGTACAAATGTGTCAAATGTGGTGCGGGGTTCAAATCTCTGTCTAACTGGTACAAACACCAGCAGGCTCACAAAGTGATCTGCACACACAAATGCCCTGATTGTGGAAAAATATTCCGAAGTCTCACAGGTTTGGTGGCTCATAGACGAGAGCACATGGGTCCTATGATAAACGGGGTTTACTCCTGTGACAAATGCGATTTGACGTTCGGCTCATACCGTGGCAGGGTGCTGCACCAGAGAGTCCATGCCGATAAATCCCAGAAGCCTGCTCCTAAAGAGCGTGCCCCGGGTGAGTGTCGCTTCTGCGGCGAGACGTTTGTCCTCCTCACCGACTTGCGAGTGCACCTGAAGACGCATCCTGAGTACAGACCGCATCAGTGTGACCAGTGTGGGAAATGCTTTGCCTTGCACCACAGCCTCCTTGCCCATCTCTCGAATCACACGGGGGACAAGCCTCACCTGTGCCAGCAGTGTGGCAAGCGCTTTTTCAGCAAGGTCCAACTAAAATCGCACATGAGGTGCCACTCGGGTGAGCGCCCGCACATGTGCCCTCACTGCGGGAAATGTTTCTCCCTACTGGGCAACCTGAACATCCATGTGAGGATCCACACTGGTGAGAAGCCCTACACGTGCACTCACTGTGGAAAGGGCTTCATCTCCGCCGGAGAGCTGCAGGTGCACGAGCGTAGTCACACAGGCGAAAAGCCATATTCCTGTTCAATCTGTGATAAAAGGTTTGTGGTGTCTAGCCACCTAACAGCACACAAGCGTGTTCATACCGGAGAGCGCCCGTACTCCTGCGCACAGTGTGGGAAGACCTTCATACGCAGATATGACTGGAATAAACACATGTACACCCACTCGGGGGTTAAGCCGTTCCCCTGCAGCATCTGCCAGAAGAGCTACACACGTCGCACGCACTTGGTTAGGCACATGCAGAGTCACGGAGCTGGCCTTTAG
- the LOC134324714 gene encoding zinc finger protein 3-like encodes MAFSVPLSSTRLLVPPLRLISAFMWRVVQQQKLEHYDKVEENILFITKIFPEILSERQRSALIMGLRAKMILEMCRDDLPADLETVKACLNSAESANMSKTTGSDVQALQGRLLQLVVSLLEDPVKKQHFFQEVFPVEYGPEFDKSIEVLVRYFLSRLEQLLPVPNFEQAAQWLDTESSCWEDLVQVNWYPDNLLPLWKSDYCGILEANVLSSVVEDRIISSLSLALLANVDSPIVDQTDNLLLSLETISQDLNLESGTGISVFDVFTSNQDVNKENETVVHHHDIFTTDQTDDQNETELAEEFVSAQSNILEKKDLSERMNESSFCDTAVQTLKTSQHERETEVEDVRPEASTLGSEINADPGHSGDGADKQADESTAPEAKSGQRLKVIVPKHLVPVVKQISLPSVLLTRCTSSETVPLKAVPAKNTVRLRNTSLSGNTRIQTRRQTRLHKERPASTGNYKCVTCNLSFKTHFQASIHKRRWHTNFMYSCPKCDKSFKSMKAWTRHRSEHKEEKPQQCTDCGEQCPSLQALVAHSKIHNHVVSQDVQSPEKATPPQKRCPGECRFCGKTFTPIELRNHLKTHPEFRPHQCDHCGKCFANLGNLLAHISNHTGEKPHSCLHCGKKFFSKALLKAHMKTHSSHPSYCCSYCGKCFQNAGNLNIHLRIHTGEKPYQCMECGKAFSSAGQLQVHKRCHTGEKPYQCEVCGRGFVVSSHRTIHMRSHTGFKPYACEICGKTFARKNCWNDHLYSHTDAKPFSCSLCTKSFTRRTHLKRHMESHSSKNGHGGDNAESADPAEVGDNGDNGHIFDQGDVV; translated from the exons ATGG CTTTCTCTGTTCCTTTGTCTTCTACGCGTCTGCTGGTGCCTCCACTACGTCTCATATCTGCCTTCATGTGGAGAGTGGTGCAGCAGCAGAAACTGGAGCATTACGATAAAGTGGAAGAGAACATCTTATTTATTACCAAGATATTTCCTGAGATTTTGAGCGAGAGGCAGAGGAGTGCTTTAATTATGGGTTTAAGAGCGAAG ATGATCCTGGAAATGTGCAGAGATGATTTGCCAGCTGATTTAGAGACTGTCAAGGCATGTCTTAATTCTGCTGAGTCTGCTAATATGTCTAAG ACCACTGGTTCAGATGTGCAGGCTTTACAGGGCAGACTGTTACAGCTTGTTGTAAGCCTGCTTGAGGACCCAGTTAAAAAGCAGCATTTCTTTCAG GAGGTGTTCCCAGTTGAGTACGGTCCCGAATTTGACAAATCGATTGAAGTTCTGGTGAGGTATTTTCTATCCAGGTTGGAACAGCTTCTGCCAGTACCGAACTTTGAACAG gCTGCTCAGTGGCTGGATACTGAATCCTCATGTTGGGAGGATTTGGTTCAGGTTAATTGGTATCCTGACAACCTGCTTCCCTTGTGGAAAAGTGACTATTGTGGAATCTTGGAGGCAAATG TGCTCTCATCTGTAGTGGAGGACAGGATCATCTCCTCTCTATCACTCGCTCTCTTGGCTAATGTGGACTCACCCATTGTGGATCAGACTGATAACCTCCTGCTCAGCTTGGAAACAATCTCCCAGGATTTGAACCTGGAGAGTGGGACAGGGATTTCAGTCTTTGATGTCTTTACTAGTAACCAGGATGTGAACAAGGAGAACGAGACTGTTGTACATCATCATGACATCTTCACCACAGATCAAACAGATGATCAGAATGAGACTGAGCTGGCTGAGGAGTTTGTATCAGCTCAGTCCAACATCTTAGAAAAAAAGGATTTGAGCGAGAGAATGAATGAAAGTTCTTTTTGTGATACTGCAGTTCAGACGCTGAAAACCTCTCAGCATGAACGTGAAACAGAAGTGGAGGATGTTAGGCCTGAAGCAAGCACACTGGGCTCTGAAATAAATGCAGATCCAGGTCACAGTGGGGACGGAGCTGATAAACAAGCTGATGAAAGCACAGCACCTGAGGCCAAGAGTGGACAAAGACTCAAAGTGATTGTTCCTAAACATCTGGTACCTGTAGTTAAACAAATCAGTCTGCCCTCAGTGTTGCTAACACGCTGCACCAGCAGTGAAACAGTGCCACTCAA AGCTGTTCCTGCCAAAAACACAGTCCGTTTGCGTAACACAAGTCTTTCAG GCAATACAAGAATACAGACAAGAAGGCAGACAAGATTGCACAAAGAAAGACCTGCTAGTACAGGAAACTACAAATGCGTGACCTGTAACCTAAGTTTTAAAACACACTTCCAGGCTTCTATACACAAACGTAGATGGCATACAAATTTTATGTACTCCTGCCCTAAATGTGATAAGAGTTTCAAATCAATGAAGGCTTGGACAAGACACCGCTCAGAGCACAAAGAGGAAAAGCCTCAGCAGTGTACTGACTGTGGAGAACAATGTCCAAGCCTGCAAGCTTTAGTAGCTCACTCTAAGATCCATAACCACGTGGTAAGCCAAGATGTGCAGAGCCCAGAAAAAGCCACTCCTCCTCAGAAGCGCTGCCCAGGAGAGTGCCGGTTTTGCGGCAAAACGTTCACTCCAATCGAGCTGAGGAACCATCTGAAAACACACCCGGAGTTCCGACCTCACCAGTGCGATCACTGTGGAAAGTGTTTCGCTAACTTGGGCAACTTGTTGGCTCATATCTCAAACCACACAGGAGAAAAACCTCACAGCTGCTTACACTGTGGCAAGAAATTCTTCAGCAAGGCACTACTAAAGGCACACATGAAGACTCATTCATCCCATCCATCATACTGCTGCTCTTACTGCGGTAAATGCTTCCAAAATGCCGGGAATCTCAACATCCACTTGAGGATCCACACTGGTGAGAAACCGTACCAGTGTATGGAGTGCGGAAAGGCTTTCAGCTCGGCCGGCCAACTACAGGTTCACAAGCGCTGccacactggagaaaagccgTACCAGTGTGAAGTCTGCGGGAGAGGCTTTGTCGTGTCGAGTCATCGCACAATACACATGAGGTCACATACTGGGTTTAAACCGTATGCGTGTGAAATCTGCGGAAAGACTTTTGCGAGGAAAAACTGCTGGAATGATCATCTGTACAGTCACACGGATGCTAAACCGTTTTCATGCTCCCTCTGCACAAAGAGCTTTACACGCCGTACTCATTTAAAAAGACACATGGAGAGCCACAGTAGTAAAAATGGTCACGGTGGTGATAATGCTGAAAGTGCTGATCCTGCTGAGGTTGGTGATAATGGTGATAATGGCCATATTTTTGACCAAGGCGATGTTGTTTAG